One region of Ascaphus truei isolate aAscTru1 chromosome 13, aAscTru1.hap1, whole genome shotgun sequence genomic DNA includes:
- the LOC142464561 gene encoding olfactory receptor 6M1-like, producing the protein MQWVNQTRVVEFTILGFPGLMTAPVFSFLILLIIYIFNVVGNTLIIIVTRMDPHLHKPMYFFLGNLSFVDISFTTVTLPKMLAIFISQKKTISFAGCMTQMYIFLAVGVTESFLLAVMSYDRYVAVCNPLKYTLIMRSGLCILMVLGCWLCGFLSVLLPVTIISRLPFCQSHVINHFFCDISPVIQLSCSDIHHLEMLIFFTAAIVILGPFSVILMSYVCILLKILHISSATGKKKTFCTCASHLTAVLIYFGTIIFMYIRPKSKSNLDLDKQTSVFYSVIIPMLNPLIYSFRNIEIKNALRKLLRIKLLFPSL; encoded by the coding sequence ATGCAGTGGGTTAATCAGACCCGTGTTGTGGAATTCACTATCCTCGGTTTCCCTGGGCTTATGACAGCACCTGTTTTCTCATTCCTCATCTTGCTGATCATCTACATCTTCAACGTGGTTGGAAACACTCTTATCATTATAGTAACCAGGATGGACCCTCATCTCCACAAGCCCATGTACTTCTTCCTTGGTAATCTCTCTTTTGTGGACATCTCTTTTACTACAGTCACTTTACCCAAAATGTTGGCCATCTTCATCTCTCAGAAAAAGACCATCTCCTTTGCTGGGTGCATGACTCAGATGTATATTTTCTTAGCAGTTGGAGTCACTGAGTCTTTTCTCCTTGCAGTAATGTCTTATGATCGCTATGTTGCCGTTTGCAATCCTTTAAAGTATACGCTTATCATGAGGAGTGGACTCTGCATTCTTATGGTCTTGGGCTGTTGGCTTTGTGGCTTCCTCAGTGTTCTCCTCCCAGTTACTATAATCTCCAGGTTGCCCTTTTGCCAATCTCATGTCATCAACCATTTTTTCTGTGACATTTCACCTGTAATTCAGCTTTCTTGCAGTGATATTCATCACCTTGAGATGCTCATTTTCTTCACAGCAGCTATTGTCATCCTGGGACCATTTTCAGTCATCCTGATGTCCTATGTGTGCATCTTACTGAAAATTCTACATATCTCATCAGCCACCGGTAAGAAGAAGACTTTTTGCACATGTGCTTCACACCTCACTGCTGTTCTTATTTATTTTGGCACTATCATTTTCATGTACATCCGACCCAAGTCCAAAAGTAACCTGGATCTGGATAAACAAACATCTGTGTTTTATTCTGTTATAATCCCTATGCTAAACCCCCTGATTTACAGCTTCAGGAACATTGAAATAAAGAATGCTTTGAGGAAATTACTCAGAATAAAGCTTCTTTTCCCATCACTTTAA